The following coding sequences lie in one Thermomicrobium sp. 4228-Ro genomic window:
- a CDS encoding EVE domain-containing protein: MSTPQYWILVGSPENFEATREHGFRIQGFKSRHRKKAEAMRPGDRIVYYLTGVQGFAATATVISDFFEDHTPIWKSKDPKKATEDYPWRVQIEPDIVLPPGVVVRAEALAPQLHHVQKWPPAHWRLAFQGQLHRIDEHDFALIRAALAAVATQEGVAR; the protein is encoded by the coding sequence GTGTCGACCCCTCAGTATTGGATTTTGGTCGGATCCCCCGAAAACTTCGAAGCGACGCGTGAGCACGGCTTTCGGATCCAGGGGTTCAAGTCCCGTCACCGCAAGAAAGCCGAGGCGATGCGTCCGGGAGACCGGATCGTGTACTACTTGACCGGTGTCCAGGGCTTCGCTGCCACCGCGACCGTGATCTCGGATTTCTTCGAGGATCACACACCGATTTGGAAGAGCAAGGACCCCAAGAAGGCCACAGAGGACTATCCCTGGCGCGTTCAGATCGAGCCGGACATCGTCCTGCCACCCGGTGTCGTCGTGCGAGCGGAAGCACTCGCACCCCAGCTCCACCACGTCCAGAAGTGGCCGCCCGCTCACTGGCGACTCGCCTTTCAAGGACAGCTCCACCGGATCGACGAGCACGATTTCGCCCTGATCCGTGCAGCACTCGCTGCGGTCGCGACGCAGGAGGGAGTCGCGCGCTGA
- the speE gene encoding polyamine aminopropyltransferase: MIDGGLWHTDDPEVPSQRVFLQVRDVLYRGKSPYQEIAIIDTVLFGRALVLNNVLQTAERDEFCYHEMLVHPVMIAHPNPRRVLIIGGGDGGALRRVLQHPVEHVTMVEIDQQVVEACREHLWNIHRGAFDDPRVELRFEDGFAYVERRSGTFDVIIVDGPDPLGDTPGMVLFSPDFYNGLADMLAPGGLVVQQTESPMLLPIQTAATHLHLREVLPIVRTYITTVQSYDSFWSFTVASRDVDPAALDIETVAQRLRERGIDDCQYYSPEIHWAAFRLPPFLRHFIEDSVALGRPADSHPLLPEAAVRRSTA, from the coding sequence TTGATTGACGGAGGACTCTGGCATACCGACGACCCGGAAGTCCCGAGTCAGCGGGTTTTCCTGCAGGTGCGCGACGTCCTGTATCGGGGCAAATCCCCGTATCAGGAGATCGCGATCATCGACACGGTCCTCTTCGGCCGTGCGCTGGTACTCAACAACGTGCTCCAAACGGCGGAGCGCGACGAGTTCTGTTACCACGAGATGCTAGTGCACCCGGTCATGATCGCTCACCCCAACCCTCGCCGGGTCCTGATCATCGGGGGTGGGGATGGGGGTGCGCTCCGTCGTGTCCTCCAGCATCCGGTCGAGCACGTCACGATGGTCGAGATCGACCAGCAGGTGGTGGAGGCGTGCCGCGAACATCTCTGGAACATCCATCGCGGCGCGTTCGACGACCCGCGCGTCGAACTGCGTTTCGAAGACGGCTTCGCCTACGTCGAACGGCGCTCCGGTACCTTCGACGTGATCATCGTCGACGGGCCGGATCCGCTCGGGGATACACCTGGCATGGTGCTGTTCTCACCGGATTTCTACAACGGTCTCGCCGATATGCTGGCACCAGGTGGCCTGGTCGTCCAGCAGACCGAATCACCGATGCTCCTGCCGATCCAGACGGCAGCGACGCACCTGCACCTCCGGGAAGTGCTCCCGATCGTCCGCACCTATATCACGACCGTGCAATCGTACGACAGTTTCTGGAGCTTTACCGTCGCCTCGCGCGACGTCGATCCGGCCGCACTCGACATCGAGACGGTCGCTCAGCGACTGCGCGAGCGCGGTATCGACGATTGCCAGTACTACTCACCGGAGATTCACTGGGCGGCGTTCCGTCTCCCGCCGTTCCTCCGGCACTTCATCGAGGACTCAGTCGCACTCGGACGCCCAGCTGATTCGCATCCGCTCCTACCGGAAGCAGCTGTCCGGCGCTCGACGGCGTGA
- a CDS encoding FAD-binding oxidoreductase: MTGTTRLEPEIALERLATFGVYQDPSAFAVDGVVPRVALAVSSPEAVAEVLAVCAAAELGVIPWGGGGQMGLGNVPERYDVALDLRGLSRIVQYEPADLTIAVQAGRTLADLEEALAANGQMLPIDAAEPERITVGGLVATGLGCPRRFGHGSLRDLIIGITVALPDGTLAKGGGIVVKNVSGYDMMRLHFGALGALGVIVQANFKVLPAPEAQRSVLLAFADAAAAAEAALTLRGSQLAPTALVVLAPPVVRQLDLGMTGWVLAARCEGPEAAVIRQADRLRESGGIAAREADVLDREQTIAFWRALQSLLDARPQRDRLRLRIGERPSRLSELAGHVVTELGSALAGLVLDYGSGLAYVTVSGTVDALRLAWDKLAEVGQHAVLLAAPAAVKVGTDVFGRHPDGIAVMRRLKETFDPDRVLNRGRFIAHL; encoded by the coding sequence ATGACGGGAACGACGCGTTTGGAGCCAGAGATCGCGCTCGAACGGCTCGCTACGTTCGGAGTCTACCAGGATCCCTCGGCCTTCGCCGTCGACGGCGTGGTGCCGAGAGTGGCGCTCGCTGTCTCGAGCCCGGAAGCTGTGGCTGAGGTGCTGGCGGTCTGTGCTGCTGCCGAACTCGGCGTGATTCCGTGGGGCGGCGGCGGTCAGATGGGGCTCGGCAACGTGCCGGAGCGCTACGACGTCGCCCTGGACCTCCGCGGGCTCTCCCGGATCGTGCAGTACGAGCCCGCCGATCTCACCATCGCGGTACAGGCTGGGCGGACGCTGGCGGATCTCGAGGAGGCACTCGCGGCGAATGGGCAGATGCTACCGATCGATGCAGCCGAGCCGGAGCGGATCACGGTCGGTGGTCTCGTGGCGACCGGTCTCGGTTGCCCGCGACGCTTCGGGCATGGAAGCCTGCGGGACCTCATCATCGGGATTACGGTCGCGCTGCCGGACGGCACGCTGGCCAAGGGTGGGGGCATCGTCGTCAAGAACGTTTCTGGCTACGACATGATGCGCCTCCATTTCGGTGCCCTGGGGGCACTCGGCGTGATCGTGCAGGCGAACTTCAAGGTACTGCCAGCACCGGAGGCGCAGCGGAGCGTGCTCCTCGCCTTTGCGGATGCAGCAGCGGCAGCCGAAGCGGCCCTGACGCTCCGTGGGTCGCAGCTCGCTCCCACCGCGCTCGTGGTGCTCGCCCCGCCGGTGGTGAGGCAGCTCGATCTGGGTATGACCGGCTGGGTGCTCGCGGCGCGTTGCGAGGGACCGGAAGCCGCGGTGATTCGTCAGGCTGACCGGTTGCGGGAAAGTGGCGGTATCGCCGCTCGGGAGGCGGACGTCCTGGATCGCGAGCAGACGATCGCATTCTGGCGTGCACTGCAGTCGTTGCTGGATGCGAGGCCACAGCGCGATCGTCTTCGCCTACGCATCGGTGAGCGGCCTTCGCGCCTGAGCGAGCTGGCCGGGCACGTGGTGACGGAGCTGGGCTCAGCACTGGCTGGTCTGGTGCTGGACTACGGCAGCGGACTCGCCTACGTGACGGTCAGCGGGACGGTCGACGCGTTGCGCCTGGCCTGGGACAAGCTGGCCGAGGTGGGGCAGCATGCGGTGCTGCTCGCGGCGCCGGCTGCGGTGAAGGTCGGTACCGACGTGTTCGGGCGGCATCCCGACGGGATAGCGGTCATGCGGCGACTCAAAGAGACGTTCGATCCCGACCGTGTGCTCAACCGAGGGCGCTTCATCGCGCATCTCTGA
- a CDS encoding ATP-binding protein codes for MTAKTQSESILAIPQPSILDEAGFDLQLLVELALKYLYVHGSQTARDLVEALCVPYTGVLERALTQAKREELVEVTGSNGIGELGYRYVLTTKGHQRAQEFLGRNGYIGPAPVPIEQYRVIVQAQSLRRVAVTPTAVRQALGRLVFSDTVLDQIGQALNSGQAIFLFGKPGNGKTALAQRVTAMYGGTVFVPYAILADSQIIRVFDRHHHHPVANQPPGDRRWVLCERPLIQVGGELTLEQLDLIYDERNRFYEAPLQLRANNGVLLIDDFGRQRVPPRAILNRWIVPLEQRIDILTLHTGKQIEVPFEGLVIFSTNLQPTDLVDEAFLRRIPNKIHLANPTVQQFAEIFRAQCEELGIPFEPQGLAYLLRTYYVGKRELRACHPRDILRVLVGAARYLGREPRLTPDLIDRACRSYFINP; via the coding sequence ATGACAGCGAAGACGCAGAGCGAGTCGATTCTGGCGATTCCCCAGCCTTCGATACTCGACGAGGCAGGGTTCGATCTTCAGCTGCTCGTCGAACTTGCACTCAAGTATCTCTATGTGCACGGTAGTCAAACGGCCCGTGACTTAGTCGAAGCGCTCTGCGTCCCGTACACGGGTGTTTTGGAACGAGCGCTGACCCAAGCGAAGCGGGAGGAGCTCGTCGAGGTTACGGGCAGTAACGGGATCGGTGAGCTGGGTTACCGGTATGTCCTCACCACCAAAGGGCATCAGCGCGCACAGGAGTTTCTCGGCCGAAACGGGTACATCGGCCCGGCTCCGGTGCCGATCGAGCAGTATCGGGTGATCGTCCAGGCGCAGAGCCTGCGCCGTGTCGCAGTGACACCTACGGCTGTGCGACAAGCGTTGGGGCGGCTCGTGTTCTCCGATACGGTGCTCGACCAGATCGGTCAGGCGCTCAACTCCGGTCAGGCGATCTTTCTGTTCGGCAAGCCGGGAAACGGGAAGACTGCACTCGCCCAGCGCGTGACGGCCATGTACGGTGGCACCGTCTTCGTTCCGTACGCGATCTTGGCCGATTCGCAGATCATTCGCGTGTTCGATCGCCATCATCACCATCCGGTCGCCAACCAACCTCCGGGCGATCGACGCTGGGTGCTCTGTGAACGGCCATTGATCCAGGTCGGTGGTGAGCTGACACTGGAACAGCTGGATCTCATCTACGACGAACGGAATCGCTTCTACGAAGCGCCGCTTCAATTGCGGGCCAACAACGGTGTGCTGTTGATCGACGACTTCGGTCGGCAGCGGGTTCCGCCCCGGGCGATCCTCAACCGGTGGATCGTCCCGCTCGAGCAACGGATCGATATCCTCACGCTCCACACCGGGAAGCAGATCGAGGTTCCCTTCGAGGGACTGGTGATCTTTTCGACGAACTTGCAGCCGACCGACCTGGTGGACGAAGCGTTTCTCCGCCGGATTCCAAACAAGATTCATCTGGCGAATCCGACCGTTCAGCAGTTCGCTGAGATCTTCCGCGCGCAATGCGAGGAGCTTGGTATACCGTTCGAGCCGCAGGGGCTCGCCTATTTGTTGCGGACGTACTACGTAGGAAAGCGCGAGCTACGGGCCTGCCACCCGCGCGATATCCTCCGCGTGCTGGTCGGTGCGGCGCGCTATCTCGGGCGTGAACCGCGGCTCACCCCGGATCTGATCGACCGAGCGTGCCGGTCGTACTTCATCAATCCCTAG
- a CDS encoding glycosyltransferase 87 family protein, which translates to MVTCVGIAFVARLLPALLLPSGAAFDIASSAIVGSLLRLSHDVYPAPLAEGRHPYFPLQLFIDALAHRLATDYRLPFPVLVKVVPVPADVLLTLLITRVSSRRPLETCATIAVLSSVHPGAVSVCAYHGQFDAEPLLAAVLAALAIASGRVFLAGLLLGVAIALKPWPALFVPVFIGCVPQWRQRGTLLIASRLAPLACVALYRSMIPGSWVPVVATVVS; encoded by the coding sequence GTGGTCACCTGCGTTGGGATCGCCTTCGTCGCCCGCCTCCTTCCCGCCTTGTTGCTTCCCTCTGGGGCAGCCTTCGACATCGCCTCCTCTGCCATCGTCGGAAGCCTCCTGCGCCTCAGTCACGATGTCTACCCAGCACCGCTCGCCGAAGGACGCCATCCGTACTTCCCGCTCCAGCTCTTCATCGACGCCCTGGCACATCGTCTGGCGACCGACTACCGGCTCCCCTTCCCGGTCCTCGTGAAAGTCGTGCCGGTTCCGGCTGATGTCCTGCTGACGCTTCTCATCACGCGTGTCTCCTCGCGTCGACCGCTGGAGACTTGTGCAACCATTGCCGTTCTCTCTTCAGTGCATCCGGGGGCAGTCTCCGTGTGCGCCTACCATGGCCAGTTCGACGCGGAGCCCCTCTTGGCCGCGGTACTCGCCGCTCTTGCCATCGCCAGCGGACGGGTCTTCCTGGCTGGTCTCCTGTTGGGCGTTGCGATTGCGCTCAAACCATGGCCGGCGCTGTTCGTCCCGGTGTTCATCGGCTGTGTTCCCCAGTGGCGGCAGCGCGGTACGCTGCTGATCGCGAGTCGTCTCGCCCCGCTCGCTTGCGTTGCACTGTATCGGTCGATGATCCCGGGAAGCTGGGTACCAGTGGTCGCAACGGTCGTCTCCTAG
- a CDS encoding FAD-linked oxidase C-terminal domain-containing protein, translating to MDRAAIRERLVSIVGADGVLDRPDELLVYEYDASDEVFAGHHHPDFVVLPRTAEQVSAIVRLANEVGLPVIPRGAGTGLAGGALALRGGILVVLTRMNRILEVNERDGYAVVEPGVINLELSNALQPRGYFFAPDPASQRACTIGGNVGNNSGGPHCLKYGVTTNHILGLEVVLPDGERIWTGGPVPETPGVDLTGVLVGSEGTLGIVTKVMVRLTRLPEAVSVLLAAFPDIESASHGTSAIIAAGILPAALEMMDHLTIKAVEDAFHAGYPREAGAVLLVELDGLQEIVTENTTRVAEICRQHGAWEVRVARTKEERDLLWLGRKSAFGAMGRLASNYYLVDTTVPRTKLPATMRRVEELSREYKLSIANVFHAGDGNLHPLVLFDRQRPGEVERVLECTTEILRYCVDVGGTLSGEHGIGFEKRDYMTLVFTTEDLCAMAGLKKSFDPRELFNPEKVLPSGFRCAEVGLFRQQALAQRLGLEYV from the coding sequence ATGGACCGTGCAGCTATCCGGGAACGCCTGGTGTCCATCGTCGGTGCCGACGGCGTTCTCGATCGACCCGACGAGTTGCTCGTCTACGAGTATGACGCGTCCGACGAGGTCTTCGCCGGGCACCATCACCCGGATTTCGTCGTTCTGCCGCGCACCGCGGAACAGGTCAGTGCCATCGTGCGGCTGGCGAACGAGGTTGGTTTGCCGGTGATCCCGCGTGGTGCCGGAACCGGTCTCGCGGGCGGTGCACTCGCCTTGCGGGGCGGCATCCTGGTCGTGTTGACGCGGATGAACCGGATTCTCGAGGTGAACGAGCGTGACGGGTATGCCGTCGTCGAGCCGGGCGTGATCAATCTGGAACTCTCGAATGCGCTGCAGCCGCGCGGCTATTTCTTCGCGCCTGATCCGGCGTCCCAACGTGCCTGCACGATCGGTGGGAACGTCGGGAACAATTCCGGCGGGCCGCATTGTCTCAAGTACGGGGTGACGACGAACCATATCCTCGGCCTAGAAGTCGTGCTTCCCGATGGGGAGCGGATCTGGACCGGGGGACCGGTGCCGGAGACCCCCGGCGTCGACTTGACCGGTGTGCTGGTCGGCTCGGAAGGGACACTCGGTATCGTCACGAAAGTGATGGTGCGGCTCACCCGGCTGCCGGAAGCGGTGAGCGTGCTGCTGGCGGCATTCCCGGATATCGAGTCGGCCTCGCACGGTACGTCGGCGATCATCGCGGCTGGCATCCTGCCGGCAGCGCTGGAGATGATGGACCACCTGACCATCAAGGCGGTCGAGGATGCCTTCCACGCTGGCTACCCGCGCGAGGCTGGCGCGGTGCTGCTGGTCGAGCTGGACGGCCTCCAGGAGATCGTCACCGAGAACACGACGCGAGTCGCCGAGATCTGCCGTCAACACGGCGCCTGGGAGGTCCGCGTCGCCCGGACGAAGGAGGAGCGCGATCTCCTCTGGTTGGGGCGGAAGTCGGCCTTCGGCGCGATGGGTCGACTCGCGTCCAACTATTATCTCGTCGACACGACGGTGCCGCGTACGAAACTTCCGGCGACTATGCGGCGCGTCGAGGAGCTGAGCCGGGAGTACAAGTTGTCGATCGCGAATGTGTTCCACGCCGGTGATGGCAACCTGCACCCGCTCGTCCTCTTCGATCGGCAACGACCAGGCGAGGTCGAGCGAGTCCTGGAGTGCACGACCGAAATCCTGCGGTATTGCGTCGATGTCGGCGGCACGCTCTCGGGTGAGCATGGGATCGGCTTCGAAAAGCGTGACTACATGACGCTCGTCTTCACGACGGAAGACCTGTGCGCGATGGCGGGTCTCAAGAAGAGCTTCGACCCGCGCGAGCTCTTCAATCCGGAGAAGGTGTTGCCGTCCGGCTTTCGCTGCGCTGAGGTCGGCCTTTTCCGCCAGCAGGCGCTCGCCCAGCGCCTCGGGCTCGAGTACGTTTGA
- a CDS encoding carboxypeptidase regulatory-like domain-containing protein → MRWLRVLTVLSFLVLTLVQAAHAQETGTISGRVQNGTAGGGSVAGLTVTLRHFAGMQLAEEKQTRVGPDGSFSFEGLPTDAQDAYILVVRYAGVDYVSQMVQLNQQPQQTVDLTVYETTTDPNVLRVNSRSIVIAGASPELRAVDVMDIVIVENTGDRTYVGDTSGVVLRIPLPQGAQEISPQPGFDYGQPRLEGNVLVTTGPVPPGSHTIVLSYTVPYSGTRATLSIGTALPTGTLRVLVREGTYKLDSRSLIDTGTVDVSGVTYRVLAVDAPVVGDTHVVQVSGLPRTGLLFDLPLGPSIAIAVGVVGLLAAGILTIIALRRRHARAVAKGSAAASVEDERLRLAAELNRLDEARAAGELDEMQYNERRAAVLAQLRQLVLRERGVEGGN, encoded by the coding sequence GTGCGCTGGTTGCGTGTGCTCACGGTTCTCTCGTTCCTCGTGTTGACGCTCGTCCAGGCGGCTCACGCCCAGGAAACGGGCACGATCAGTGGCCGCGTGCAGAACGGTACCGCTGGCGGTGGAAGTGTCGCCGGTCTCACCGTCACGCTGCGCCACTTTGCCGGTATGCAGCTCGCTGAGGAAAAGCAGACTCGAGTCGGTCCGGACGGCTCGTTCTCGTTCGAGGGACTGCCGACGGATGCCCAGGATGCCTACATCCTCGTTGTCCGCTACGCAGGCGTCGACTATGTGAGTCAGATGGTGCAGCTGAACCAGCAGCCGCAGCAGACGGTCGATCTCACCGTGTACGAGACGACGACCGATCCGAACGTGCTCCGGGTGAACTCGCGTTCGATCGTGATCGCTGGCGCGTCACCGGAACTGCGTGCTGTCGATGTGATGGATATCGTCATCGTGGAAAATACGGGCGACCGGACCTACGTCGGGGATACCAGCGGTGTGGTCCTCCGCATTCCGCTTCCACAAGGTGCTCAGGAGATCAGTCCGCAACCGGGCTTCGACTACGGCCAGCCACGCCTGGAGGGGAACGTCCTCGTGACGACCGGTCCAGTACCGCCCGGCTCGCACACGATCGTGCTGAGCTATACGGTGCCCTATTCAGGAACGCGTGCGACGCTCTCCATCGGCACGGCTCTCCCAACCGGCACCTTGCGGGTGCTCGTTCGTGAGGGGACATACAAACTCGATTCGCGCAGCTTGATCGATACGGGAACGGTCGATGTGAGCGGCGTGACGTACCGGGTCCTCGCGGTCGACGCGCCGGTCGTCGGTGATACGCACGTCGTCCAGGTCAGCGGACTTCCGCGAACAGGATTGTTGTTCGATCTGCCGCTCGGTCCGAGTATCGCGATTGCCGTCGGCGTAGTCGGCCTGCTGGCTGCTGGCATCCTCACGATCATCGCGCTGCGCCGACGCCATGCCCGTGCGGTTGCGAAGGGGTCAGCAGCTGCTTCGGTCGAGGACGAGCGCTTGCGCCTAGCCGCTGAGCTGAACCGGCTGGATGAGGCACGGGCTGCGGGCGAGTTGGACGAGATGCAGTACAACGAGCGACGAGCAGCGGTCTTGGCACAGCTGCGGCAACTCGTGCTCCGCGAGCGTGGGGTCGAAGGAGGTAACTGA
- a CDS encoding (Fe-S)-binding protein: MVTVQEAERRRTFSGRDAPAYDAIRKCVHCGFCLPSCPTYRITWRERSSPRGRIWLMKSVAEGRLDLLDPVFAEEMQLCLNCRACEAVCPSGVHYGEILEASRAQLVQHRPQSLRERLFRFLGFRILLGDMRRFRLANRLLRWYQRSPIRALVRRSGLLRLVGLEHAEALLPRLSDEFVVADGRFYPAEGERRGRVALFVGCVMSTAYAHVHAATIRVLTRNGFDVVLVSGQQCCGALHVHSGEPELGRKLARLNIEALESPYLDAIIVNAAGCGAMLKEYPQLLRHDHGYAERARALATKVRDVLEFLVERGLTVQPGPLPWTVTYQEPCHLAHAQRITQQPRVLLRAIPQLRLVEMAESALCCGSAGIYNLLQPDMASALLQRKLDNALATGAEVIVSANPGCMLQLEAGLRARGRRVPVLHLVEVLDRAYSHGVPSQPVSLLAD, encoded by the coding sequence ATGGTGACTGTACAGGAGGCGGAGCGCCGACGAACCTTCAGCGGGCGGGATGCTCCAGCGTACGATGCGATACGCAAGTGCGTCCATTGCGGTTTTTGCCTGCCGTCCTGTCCGACGTACCGGATCACCTGGCGCGAGCGCTCGTCGCCGCGCGGTCGTATCTGGCTGATGAAGTCGGTAGCCGAGGGACGGCTGGACCTCCTCGATCCGGTTTTCGCCGAGGAAATGCAACTCTGTCTCAACTGCCGGGCGTGTGAGGCGGTCTGTCCGAGTGGTGTTCATTACGGAGAGATCCTGGAGGCCTCGCGCGCGCAGCTGGTGCAGCACCGGCCGCAATCGCTGCGCGAGCGACTGTTCCGCTTCCTCGGATTCCGCATCCTGCTCGGCGACATGCGACGGTTCCGTCTGGCGAACCGTTTGCTTCGCTGGTATCAGCGAAGCCCTATCCGGGCGCTGGTGCGACGCTCCGGCCTCTTGCGGCTGGTCGGCCTCGAGCACGCCGAGGCCTTGCTCCCGCGTCTCTCCGACGAGTTCGTGGTTGCCGACGGTCGGTTCTACCCGGCGGAGGGCGAGCGGCGCGGACGGGTGGCGCTTTTCGTGGGTTGTGTCATGAGCACCGCTTACGCACATGTCCATGCGGCGACGATCCGGGTCTTGACGCGGAACGGTTTCGATGTCGTGCTCGTCTCGGGTCAGCAGTGTTGCGGAGCGTTGCATGTGCACAGCGGTGAGCCGGAACTGGGCCGGAAACTCGCTCGACTGAATATCGAAGCTCTGGAGTCCCCCTATCTCGATGCGATCATCGTCAATGCTGCTGGCTGTGGAGCGATGCTGAAGGAGTACCCGCAGCTCCTCCGGCACGACCACGGTTATGCCGAGCGGGCGCGGGCCCTGGCTACCAAGGTACGGGATGTTCTCGAGTTCCTAGTCGAACGTGGCTTGACTGTACAACCGGGCCCATTACCCTGGACGGTCACCTATCAGGAACCGTGCCACCTGGCGCATGCGCAACGGATCACCCAGCAGCCGCGGGTGCTCCTGCGGGCGATTCCGCAGTTGCGGCTGGTCGAGATGGCCGAGTCAGCGCTCTGCTGTGGCTCTGCCGGTATCTACAACCTCCTGCAACCGGACATGGCGTCCGCTCTGCTCCAACGCAAACTGGACAACGCCCTGGCGACCGGTGCCGAGGTGATCGTTTCGGCTAACCCCGGATGTATGCTCCAACTCGAGGCGGGGCTCCGGGCGCGGGGTCGCCGCGTACCGGTACTCCATCTGGTCGAGGTACTGGATCGTGCCTACTCGCACGGTGTACCCAGCCAGCCAGTCAGCCTGCTCGCTGACTGA
- the speD gene encoding adenosylmethionine decarboxylase, producing the protein MKSLGRHVIVELWGCKNIDSLHAVEEAIRDAVAATNATLRDLQVFPWEPYNGVSGIAILSESHLSIHTWPELGYAAVDVFTCGEHTNPEAAIPVLRERFQPERMEVMQVSRGMIVD; encoded by the coding sequence GTGAAGAGCCTGGGTCGACACGTCATTGTCGAACTCTGGGGTTGCAAGAATATCGACTCCCTGCACGCGGTCGAAGAGGCCATCCGCGACGCAGTCGCCGCAACGAACGCGACGTTGCGCGACCTGCAGGTCTTTCCCTGGGAGCCGTACAACGGGGTCAGTGGTATCGCTATCCTGTCCGAGTCGCACCTGAGCATCCACACCTGGCCGGAACTCGGGTATGCGGCTGTGGACGTTTTCACCTGTGGCGAGCACACCAACCCGGAGGCGGCGATCCCGGTGCTGCGGGAGCGGTTCCAGCCGGAGCGGATGGAAGTGATGCAGGTGAGTAGGGGGATGATCGTTGATTGA